Proteins co-encoded in one Xyrauchen texanus isolate HMW12.3.18 chromosome 19, RBS_HiC_50CHRs, whole genome shotgun sequence genomic window:
- the LOC127660242 gene encoding glutaredoxin domain-containing cysteine-rich protein 1-like: protein MEGTLLTPGDGKRQKRVRFRVASGNSGRVLKEMFKDEGPSDSLDSDCTSSSDADRASTPSNTSGEFNSLLCRYLVSELDDSGSEPDNLLVFAGGRDKDRVLSTRRVNILSKNGTVRGVKHKVSAGQILFDNLAKNNGVKMTLEFGRIVIYTTSFRVVRTTFERCELVRKIFQNHRVKFIEKNIALDSEYGKELETRCKRVGESPSLPVVFIDGHYLGGAEKILEMNELGELQDLLNKIERVQQPDSCQTCGGFAFVPCPMCHGSKMSVFRNCFTDSFKALKCTACNENGLQPCSSCSHRSLQVPATPSQHL, encoded by the exons ATGGAGGGGACTTTGTTGACACCGGGGGATGGAAAGAGGCAGAAGAGGGTGAGGTTTCGAGTGGCCTCAGGGAATAGCGGGCGGGTTTTGAAAGAGATGTTTAAGGATGAAGGGCCATCAGATTCCCTGGATTCAGACTGCACCAGCAGTTCTGATGCAGACCGGGCCAGCACCCCATCCAACACCAGTGGCGAGTTTAACAGCCTCCTGTGTAGATATTTGGTGTCTGAGCTGGACGACAGTGGAAGTGAACCTGACAATTTGCTTGTGTTTGCAGGAGGGAGAGACAAGGACAGAGTGTTGAGTACCAGACGAGTGAATATCCTCAGTAAAAATGGGACAGTTCGAGGAGTCAAGCACAAAGTCAGTGCTGGCCAAATTCTCTTTGATAACTTGGCTAAAAACAATGGGGTAA AAATGACTCTAGAGTTTGGGCGAATTGTAATCTACACCACCAGTTTTCGGGTGGTAAGGACTACATTCGAGCGATGTGAGCTAGTCCGAAAGATCTTCCAGAACCACAGGGTGAAGTTCATAGAGAAGAACATTGCCTTGGACAGTGAGTATGGGAAGGAACTGGAAACACGCTGTAAACGAGTGGGTGAATCTCCCTCACTACCTGTGGTATTCATCGATGGACACTACCTAGGG GGTGCAGAGAAAATACTTGAAATGAATGAGTTAGGGGAGCTTCAGGACCTCCTAAACAAAATTGAG AGGGTACAGCAACCCGACAGTTGCCAGACGTGTGGGGGATTCGCCTTTGTCCCGTGCCCTATGTGCCATGGCAGCAAAATGTCTGTGTTTCGCAACTGCTTTACAGACTCATTCAAAGCCCTAAAGTGCACAGCATGCAACGAGAATGGTCTTCAGCCCTGCTCCAGTTGTTCTCACCGTTCTCTTCAAGTGCCTGCAACCCCATCCCAGCATCTCTAA
- the LOC127660238 gene encoding zinc transporter 9-like yields the protein MFPCLAYRPWQVLCRAYLQQRVPLSQIPFKIAKPRFGWKSGGGLHKLWFSFPDSRVTSLTWTGVQYCSTSGSGKDGSPAGPEEPKPTDKAQAAQSSAKAAGSKLQGLTKAESIQVKVRAVLKKREYGTKYMQNNFITAVRAMNEFCLKPSDLEQLRKIRRRSPHDDTEAFTVFLRSDVEAKALDVWGSQEALARERNLRKHVEREYEENIFRSQQLLKEYKDFWGNTKPRSVQRTTFLQGPGKVVMVAICINGLNFFFKLLAWVYTGSASMFSEAIHSLADTCNQALLALGISQSIRNPDAVHPYGFSNMRYIASLISGVGIFMMGAGLSWYHGIMGLLHPQPIESLLWAYCILAGSLVSEGATLLVAINEIKKGANKHDLSFYEYVMQSRDPSTNVVLLEDAAAVLGVVLAAGCMGMTSLTGNPYYDSLGSLGVGTLLGVVSAFLIYTNTEALLGRSIQAEHVQKLTEFLESDPAVRAIHDVKATDMGLSKVRFKAEVDFDGRVVTRSYLEKQDIEQILNDIQQVKTLEELENFMLKHGENIIDTLGAEVDRLEKELKQRNPEVRHVDLEIL from the exons ATGTTCCCCTGCCTGGCTTATAGACCATGGCAAGTCCTCTGCCGGGCCTACCTGCAACAACGAGTCCCTCTGTCTCAAATACCCTTCAAAATAGCAAAGCCACGTTTCG GATGGAAAAGTGGAGGAGGTTTGCACAAGCTCTGGTTTAGCTTCCCTGACTCCAGAGTGACGTCTTTAACGTGGACAGGTGTCCAATACTGTTCCACATCAGGCAGTGGTAAAGATGGATCTCCAGCAGGCCCTGAGGAGCCAAAGCCCACTGATAAAGCACAAGCTGCACAGAGCTCTGCAAAAGCAGCTG GATCCAAACTTCAAGGTCTGACAAAAGCAGAAAGCATTCAAGTGAAAG TACGGGCTGTCCTTAAAAAGAGAGAATATGGCACCAAGTATATGCAGAACAATTTCATCACTGCAGTCAGAGCTATGAACGAATTCTGCCTCAAACCCAG tgACCTTGAGCAGCTTAGAAAGATCCGTCGGCGTAGTCCCCATGATGATACCGAGGCCTTCACTGTATTCCTGCGATCAGATGTAGAGGCAAA AGCGCTGGATGTATGGGGAAGTCAAGAGGCACTTGCTCGAGAGAGGAATCTCAGGAAACATGTGGAAAGGGAGTATGAAGAAA ACATTTTTAGAAGTCAGCAGCTGTTGAAGGAGTATAAAGATTTCTGGGGAAACACAAAG CCTCGATCAGTGCAGAGGACAACATTTCTACAAGGGCCGGGAAAAGTGGTGATGGTAGCTATATGCAT AAATGGGTTGAATTTCTTCTTCAAGCTGTTGGCGTGGGTTTACACCGGATCTGCCAGTATGTTTTCAGAAGCCATTCACTCGCTGGCTGATACCTGTAACCAG GCTCTTCTCGCATTAGGCATCAGTCAATCTATCCGAAACCCAGATGCAGTCCACCC GTACGGCTTCTCCAACATGCGTTACATTGCCTCTCTCATCAGTGGAGTGGGAATCTTTATGATGGGGGCTGGCCTGTCCTGGTATCACGGCATTATGGGACTCCTGCACCCTCAGCCAATAGAATCTCTGCTCTGG GCATACTGTATCTTAGCAGGATCTTTGGTCTCTGAAGGAG CTACTCTGTTAGTGGCCATTAACGAGATCAAGAAGGGTGCAAATAAACATGACTTGTCCTTTTATGAGTACG TGATGCAAAGCCGAGACCCAAGCACTAATGTTGTCCTGCTGGAGGATGCTGCTGCTGTGCTGGGGGTGGTGCTGGCAGCTGGATGCATGGGAATGACCTCTCTGACAG GCAACCCGTACTATGATAGTCTCGGTTCTCTGGGTGTAGGCACCCTATTAGGAGTAGTGTCTGCATTTCTAATCTACACTAACACAGAGGCTCTGCTGGGCCGCTCCATCCAGGCTGAGCATGTGCAGAAGCTCACAGAATTCCTGGAAAGTGACCCTGCAGTCAG gGCAATTCATGATGTGAAAGCTACAGATATGGGACTTAGTAAAGTGCGCTTCAAGGCGGAGGTGGACTTTGATGGGCGGGTGGTTACACGCTCATACTTGGAGAAGCAAGACATTGAACAGATCCTCAAT GACATTCAGCAAGTTAAGACACTAGAGGAGCTGGAGAACTTTATGCTGAAGCATGGGGAGAATATTATTGATACTTTAGGAGCTGAGGTGGACCGTCTTGAGAAAGAGCTCAAG CAACGCAATCCTGAGGTGCGGCATGTGGATCTGGAGATTTTATAA